From the Panthera leo isolate Ple1 chromosome C1, P.leo_Ple1_pat1.1, whole genome shotgun sequence genome, one window contains:
- the PASK gene encoding PAS domain-containing serine/threonine-protein kinase isoform X2, with protein sequence MEGGGPAESPAVRTTSEPRRSSSSAHRHLSRRNGLAKLCQSRMALSEGRWSSYCLSSLAAQNMCASKPHCLAAPERSDAAGSLGGASCCSLLRGLSSGRSTPLLPAPVSNPNKAVFTVDAKTTEILVANDKACQLLGYSSHDLIGQKLTQFFLKPDSDVVKALSEEHVEADGHAAVVFGTVVDIVSRSGEKVPVSVWMKKVKRERSLCCVVMLEPVERVSAWVAFQSDGTITSCDSLFPLLYGYASGEEVLGQHMADLIPSVQLPPPGELVPQNLKVQRSVGRAKDGTTFPLSLKLKSEPRSEVVEDGRAVPEPGYSASVWVFSTISGLITLLPDGTIYGINHSFALMLFGYGKTELLGKNITFLIPGFYDYMELAYDSSLPRPNLTNCSDVGNQSEPGGSAVDPHQGWDPAGEAKGRPSRFLPGSRVNGSLVGDHELPRGETLEVAGSREAFAGTGGQADPGGHLPPALPPPPVPRGDNIPEGSLPAQERSLPKDQQNIPEGSSPAFSEWLFPEGQQQNTPEGSLAALREKSLSKDQQNTLERSPTIQEYSLSQDQQNLPEGCPPARSQWSLPEAQQDTVLEKEERATPESLIRDLEGKSGSGPGDTWTFASREDSEGPAPAEGGSRNPGVCGPHQEAQLEGAGVSSAGGSNHRADSVMPVPHAAGQPAGQHLLPCYPRYGGEQNTQPGSPPRAAPPSFWKPVLDEPRAGESDRDELQTCLIKEQLSKWSVVGPPGVSHTEHPLFSAPVSLCDPGGGGPRSRVGSSAAYYALATDLPGVLDAVQAREADGNSFSWNLKELFFGERTDRTSSNRSCTASELVEMASPSLAGSDADLSGPHGPGSQVLDDRELLLLTGTCLRLGEVQQPRESCLGRGPAEPSETRLVSSGPYKASGRENPTCVLPTPGAGSVEVCPLEEPRLSFQVTSTPVKGDSPAMPGAPLQHEIQEGTYSGSCYHRDGSWLSVQFEVKRVELQGSATLFCCWLVKDLLRSHRDSAARTRLLLASLPSSSHSMCELSGPSAGEMLRSKPWFEEPPTALEVEGLAACEGAYSRKYSTLSPLGSGAFGFVWTAVDREENKEVVVKFIKKEKVLEDCWIEDPKLGKVTLEIAILSRVEHANIIKVVDVFENQEFFQLVMEKHGSGLDLFAFIDRHPGLDEPLASYIFRQLVSAVAYLRSKSIIHRDIKDENIVIAEDFTIKLIDFGSAAYLEKGRLFHTFCGTIEYCAPEVLLGNPYKGPELEMWSLGVTLYTLIFEENPFCELEETMEAVIHPPYLVSEDLMNLLSGLLQPIPEQRTTLEKLVTDPWVTQPVNLADYTWDEVCRVNKPESGGLSALSLEMESRCVREVAPEPCGALCPRGGPC encoded by the exons ATGGAGGGCGGAGGCCCCGCCGAGAGCCCTGCCGTGCGGACCACCTCCGAGCCCCGCAGGTCCTCGTCCTCGGCGCACAGACACCTGAGCAGAAGGAATGGGCTGGCGAAGCTGTGCCAGAGCAGGATGGCCCTCTCCG aaGGCAGATGGAGTTCCTACTGTCTGTCCTCGCTGGCTGCCCAGAATATGTGCGCGAGCAAGCCGCACTGCCTGGCCGCACCGGAGCGGTCGGATGCGGCCGGGTCCCTGGGGGGCGCGTCCTGCTGTTCCCTGCTGCGGGGCTTGTCTTCGGGGCGGTCCACGCCCCTGCTCCCGGCCCCCGTGTCCAACCCGAACAAGGCTGTTTTCACCGTGGACGCCAAGACCACAGAG ATCCTGGTCGCCAACGACAAGGCTTGCCAGCTCCTGGGGTACAGCAGCCATGACCTGATCGGCCAGAAGCTCACGCAATTCTTCCTGAAGCCAGATTCTGACGTGGTGAAGGCCCTCAGCGAAGAGCATGTGGAGGCTGACGGCCACGCCGCCGTTGTGTTTGGCACGGTG GTGGACATCGTGAGCCGCAGTGGGGAGAAGGTTCCAGTTTCTGTGTGGATGAAGAAGGTGAAGCGGGAACGCAGCCTCTGCTGTGTGGTCATGCTGGAGCCCGTGGAGCGCGTCTCGGCCTGGGTCGCTTTCCAGAGCGAT GGAACCATAACGTCGTGCGACAGTCTCTTCCCTCTCCTGTACGGGTACGCGTCCGGGGAGGAGGTGCTCGGGCAGCACATGGCAGACCTCATCCCTTCTGTGCAGCTGCCTCCGCCCGGCGAGCTCGTCCCACAG AATCTCAAGGTTCAGAGGTCTGTCGGGAGAGCCAAAGATGGCACCACCTTCCCTCTGAGCTTAAAGCTGAAATCGGAGCCCAGAAGCGAGGTGGTGGAAGACGGCAGGGCAGTGCCTGAGCCGGGTTACTCGGCGTCAGTCTGGGTGTTCTCCACCATCAGCGGCCTCATCACCCTCCTGCCCGACGGGACCATCTATGGCATCAACCACAGCTTTGCCCTGATGCTGTTCGGTTACGGGAAGACGGAGCTCCTGGGCAAG aatatcaCTTTTCTGATTCCCGGTTTCTACGACTACATGGAGCTCGCATATGACAGTTCCTTACCACGGCCAAACCTGACCAACTGCTCGGACGTTGGCAACCAGAGTGAGCCTGGGGGGAGTGCTGTGGACCCCCACCAGGGCTGGGACCCGGCCGGCGAGGCCAAGGGTCGGCCCAGCCGCTTCCTCCCAG GTTCCAGGGTTAACGGCTCGCTTGTCGGAGACCACGAGCTGCCACGAGGCGAGACCCTAGAGGTAGCGGGAAGCCGAGAAGCCTTCGCAGGGACGGGGGGCCAGGCAGACCCCGGAGgccacctccctcctgccctcccgcCTCCACCTGTTCCGCG AGGGGACAACATCCCAGAAGGAAGCCTGCCAGCCCAGGAACGGTCATTGCCCAAGGACCAGCAGAACATCCCAGAAGGAAGCTCACCAGCCTTCAGTGAGTGGTTATTTCCTGAGGGCCAGCAGCAGAACACTCCAGAAGGAAGCCTGGCAGCCCTCAGAGAAAAGTCATTGTCCAAGGACCAGCAGAACACCCTGGAAAGAAGCCCGACAATCCAGGAATACTCATTGTCCCAGGACCAGCAGAACCTCCCAGAAGGATGCCCGCCAGCGCGTAGCCAGTGGTCCTTACCCGAGGCCCAGCAGGACACTGTCTTGGAGAAGGAGGAGCGTGCAACCCCAGAGAGCCTCATACGGGACCTTGAGGGAAAAAGTGGGTCTGGCCCCGGGGACACGTGGACGTTTGCTTCACGTGAAGACTCTGAAGGCCCGGCTCCAGCAGAGGGTGGGAGCAGAAACCCGGGGGTGTGTGGCCCGCACCAGGAGGCACAGCTGGAGGGGGCAGGTGTGAGCAGTGCCGGTGGTTCAAACCATCGGGCTGATTCTGTCATGCCCGTGCCCCATGCTGCAGGCCAGCCGGCGGGACAGCACCTCCTGCCGTGCTACCCCAGGTATGGGGGTGAGCAGAACACGCAGCCCGGAAGCCCCCCCAGGGCAGCGCCACCCTCATTCTGGAAGCCCGTGCTAGATGAGCCGCGGGCAGGGGAGAGTGACCGAGATGAGCTGCAGACTTGCCTAATTAAGGAGCAGCTGTCTAAGTGGAGCGTCGTGGGGCCACCGGGCGTCTCTCACACAGAGcaccccctcttctctgcccctgtgTCGCTGTGTGACCCGGGAGGTGGAGGCCCGCGCAGCCGTGTGGGCAGCTCCGCGGCTTACTACGCACTGGCCACAGACCTCCCCGGGGTCCTGGATGCGGTGCAGGCCCGGGAGGCCGATGGAAATTCATTTTCCTGGAATCTCAAGGAACTCTTTTTCGGTGAACGGACAGACCGAACGTCCTCGAACCGTTCCTGTACCGCGTCGGAGCTTGTGGAGATGGCCTCTCCTTCGCTGGCGGGCTCTGACGCAGACCTGAGTGGTCCGCACGGGCCCGGGTCACAAGTTCTGGACGACAGAGAGCTGTTGCTCCTGACGGGCACCTGCTTGCGTCTTGGTGAAGTTCAGCAGCCTCGCGAGAGCTGTCTGGGGCGCGGCCCGGCCGAGCCCTCTGAGACCCGTCTGGTGTCCTCAGGACCGTACAAAGCGAGTGGCAGAGAGAACCCCACCTGCGTCCTTCCCACGCCGGGAGCTGGCTCCGTGGAGGTGTGCCCGTTGGAGGAGCCCAGGCTGAGCTTCCAGGTCACCTCCACGCCTGTGAAAGGGGACAGCCCGGCGATGCCCGGGGCCCCTCTGCAGCATGAGATCCAGGAGGGCACCTATTCCGGCAGCTGTTACCACCGAGACGGCTCGTGGCTGA GTGTGCAGTTTGAGGTGAAGCGGGTGGAGCTCCAGGGCTCCGCGACCCTGTTCTGCTGCTGGCTCGTGAAAGACCTGCTACGCAGCCACCGGGACTCGGCCGCGCGGACCCGCCTGCTCCTGGCCAGCCTGCCCAGCTCCAGCCACTCCATGTGCGAGCTTTCTGGGCCCAGCGCAGGGGAG ATGCTCAGGAGCAAGCCCTGGTTTGAGGAGCCTCCGACGGCTCTGGAGGTGGAGGGGCTGGCCGCCTGCGAGGGCGCGTACTCCCGCAAGTACAGCACGCTAAGCCCACTGGGCAGCGGGGCCTTCGGCTTCGTGTGGACCGCGGTGGACAGAGAGGAGAATAAGGAG GTGGTGGTGAAGTTTATTAAGAAGGAGAAGGTGTTGGAGGATTGTTGGATTGAGGATCCCAAACTTGGAAAAGTTACTTTGGAGATTGCGATTCTGTCCAGGGTGGAGCACGCCAACATCATCAAG GTGGTGGACGTATTTGAAAACCAAGAGTTCTTTCAGCTGGTGATGGAGAAGCACGGCTCCGGCCTGGACCTCTTTGCGTTCATCGACCGCCACCCCGGCCTGGACGAGCCCCTGGCGAGCTACATCTTCCGACAG CTGGTGTCGGCAGTGGCCTACCTGCGCTCCAAGAGCATCATTCACCGGGACATCAAGGACGAGAACATCGTGATCGCGGAGGACTTTACCATCAAGCTGATCGACTTCGGCTCTGCTGCCTACCTGGAGAAGGGCAGGCTGTTTCACACGTTCTGTGGGACCATCGAGTACTGTGCGCCCGAGGTGCTCCTGGGAAACCC